The bacterium nucleotide sequence CGGCTGGATCACCTCCTTTCTAAGGATAAGAGTTTGGTTTGAACGGTTGGCTTTGGCCAGAACAAGATTCAAAGCAACGGAGTATCCGATGGTCGATACTCATAACCATACTAACGCTTGCACTGTTTAGTTTTTAGAGAAACAAGAGGTTGGAGGACTTCCAACCTCTTTTTGCATGGTGCAGACACATGGTTGCAGCCCCTAACAAGTCAAATATCTGCGCTGTTGTTGTCACATATCACCCCGACAACAATTTCCCGAAAAGACTTCTTGCTGTGGCGTCTCAAATTGATGCTGTGGTCATCGTAGACAATGCGTCTGGTGAGGATGCTGTAGAGACGCTCAGGAATGCGGTTTCGGATGTTGGTGCACATATCCTGCAGAACCCCAAAAACATAGGTATTGCGTCAGCATTGAATCGAGGTGTGATCTGGGCAAAAGAGCACGGCTATGACTGGGTTCTGACGCTGGACCAGGACACGATATTGCTCGATGATGATGTTGTAGGTACATTTGCCGATGTCTATGACTCCTGCGGCATGAAGCTGAATATTGCATGCATAGGCTCAAATTATATAGATAAGCTCCAAGAGAAGCCTTTTATAGATGAAAAGGGCGAGGATGATGAGCCTTGGGCGGACGCACCGA carries:
- a CDS encoding glycosyltransferase family 2 protein; the protein is MVAAPNKSNICAVVVTYHPDNNFPKRLLAVASQIDAVVIVDNASGEDAVETLRNAVSDVGAHILQNPKNIGIASALNRGVIWAKEHGYDWVLTLDQDTILLDDDVVGTFADVYDSCGMKLNIACIGSNYIDKLQEKPFIDEKGEDDEPWADAPTVITSGTLLSIAAAEKIGPFRDEFFIDHVDDEYCLRARRFDFVCIMTRRPLMVHTSGAPRYHEFRGRRLITSHLPAIRRYYRTRNLVTLIREYRHTNPDWIRFAVTVRYKETLLMLLFERDKFQKTLAVLLGIFHGLIGRTGPLNKK